The genomic DNA ATCCATTAATGGAGTTAGGGGAAAAAGCCACACATTTATTTCAAGAAAAACGGCCGAAAACGATTCAATTGACTTCTACATTTATTAATCGACAACCAGATTTTTCTTTTTCTTAGAAAAAAGCTGGTTGTTTTTTCTTTGGTAGAATAAGGTTTTTCACTAAAAAATAAAAAAACTTACAAAAAGTAAGACAAAAAGCTTTACTTACTTTTAGTAAGGTAGTATAGTAAGCATGTAAACAAAATTAAATGAATTTACTGAGGAAATTCGAAAGGATGAACATATTATGTCAAAATTTACTGGAATGATGAAAAACCGTCGTTCAATCTATGCTTTAGGAGAAAACTTACCAATTTCAAAAGAAGAAGTAACTGCTTTAGTAAAAGAAGTTGTTAGAGAAAGTCCAACAGCTTTTAACTCTCAAACACAACGTGTTGTGTTCTTATTCGGCGATGCTCACAAAAAATTATGGGCAATGACTGAAGACGCCTTAAAACCATTAACTCCAGCAGAAGCATTTCCAAACACACAAGCTAAATTACAAGGTTTTGCAGCTGGTGCGGGCACAATTTTATTCTTTGAAGATACAGATATCGTGAAAAACTTACAAGATAGCTTCCCATTATATGCGGATAACTTCCCTGTTTGGTCTGAACAAGCAACTGGTTTAACACAAGCGAACGTTTGGACTGCCTTAGCGCAAGAAAATATCGGCGCAAACCTACAACACTACAATCCAGTTATTGACGAAGCGGTTGCTGCAGA from Enterococcus faecalis includes the following:
- a CDS encoding nitroreductase family protein — translated: MSKFTGMMKNRRSIYALGENLPISKEEVTALVKEVVRESPTAFNSQTQRVVFLFGDAHKKLWAMTEDALKPLTPAEAFPNTQAKLQGFAAGAGTILFFEDTDIVKNLQDSFPLYADNFPVWSEQATGLTQANVWTALAQENIGANLQHYNPVIDEAVAAEWSIPANWNLRAQMVIGSIEAPAGEKEYMEDSARFKEFN